In Turicibacter sanguinis, a genomic segment contains:
- a CDS encoding ABC transporter permease, translating into MWKYVLKRLAISVVTIFLILLFLFLMLELMPGSPFNDEKLTESQLALLNAKYGLDQPIFTRFFNYLKLVILDGDFGVSYAIQKDVPVSTLISGRVMITIRIGLQAIVLGTIIGLCLGLVAALKRNTWIDSTATVISVIGVSVPSYVFALGLCFYLGYKLKMFPITYNMSKPMISSILPTIALSMFVIANVARFLRSEMVDVLKSDYMLLVEAKGVKKMHLVFKHGLRNALIPVITVVAPLMVSLMTGSLVVEKIFAIPGMGSLLVTAIQVNDYNVVIALSFIYSILFIGVMLVVDILYGVIDPRIRLSKEGGSHES; encoded by the coding sequence ATGTGGAAATATGTGTTGAAGCGGTTAGCGATTTCGGTGGTCACCATTTTTTTGATTTTGCTATTTTTATTTTTAATGCTTGAATTGATGCCGGGCTCACCTTTTAATGATGAGAAGCTAACAGAGAGCCAACTGGCTTTGCTAAATGCAAAATATGGGCTCGATCAGCCGATTTTTACGCGATTTTTTAATTATTTGAAATTAGTCATTTTAGATGGAGACTTTGGGGTTTCTTATGCAATCCAAAAAGATGTCCCAGTGAGTACGTTAATTAGTGGGCGTGTGATGATTACGATTCGAATTGGACTTCAAGCGATTGTGCTTGGAACTATTATTGGGTTATGTCTTGGATTAGTGGCGGCACTTAAACGAAATACGTGGATAGATTCAACGGCAACCGTTATTTCAGTTATTGGGGTAAGTGTACCGTCTTATGTGTTTGCACTTGGACTTTGCTTTTATCTAGGATATAAATTAAAAATGTTTCCAATCACCTACAACATGAGTAAACCGATGATTTCAAGTATTTTACCGACCATTGCCTTATCGATGTTTGTTATTGCGAACGTGGCGAGGTTTTTACGTTCTGAAATGGTCGATGTCTTGAAATCTGATTATATGTTATTGGTTGAAGCTAAAGGTGTTAAGAAGATGCATCTTGTGTTTAAACATGGGCTTCGAAATGCTTTGATTCCAGTTATTACAGTCGTGGCACCTTTAATGGTGAGTTTAATGACGGGTAGTCTCGTGGTTGAGAAGATTTTTGCGATTCCAGGAATGGGAAGTCTTTTAGTGACTGCGATTCAGGTGAATGATTACAATGTCGTCATTGCACTTTCCTTCATTTACAGTATTTTATTTATTGGTGTGATGCTAGTTGTGGATATTTTATATGGAGTAATTGATCCAAGAATCCGTTTATCGAAAGAAGGTGGTAGTCATGAATCATAA
- a CDS encoding peptide ABC transporter substrate-binding protein, producing the protein MKKLRVLTFIFCCAVTLVACSGGEESSSNVLRVAKDVELASMDQHIATDGLSFEVIAATIEGLYTLDAAGSAVPAIATGYDLSEDGLTYTFHLREDAAWDNGTPVTANDFVYAWRRLVDPATASEYAFIMDVAAVKNAAAINAGEKPLEDLGVKAVDDYTLEVSLELPVPFFLQLMAFPSFLPLNEAFVTEQGSNYAQSPESLLANGPFKMTEWIQGNSFKVEKNDSYYAKDDVQLDGIEYKIMKDAQTAALEFESGNLDIVRLTGEIVDLYKDNEAFNLIHEGYLWYMSPNHEVTELQNVNLRRALALAVNKEQLTDTVLNDGSTVADFIVPVSLATGPDAKDFRETSDTYLAYDAAKAGEYWEVAKAELGIDSLTLELLFEDTDSSKKCAEFIQSELQTNLPGLTIELKSQPKKQRLELMRTGDYELGLTRWGPDYADPTTYLDLFITGVTNNYPNYSSEAYDTLMERIDKGDLVYDVEARWEAMKEAEAILLGEDAALAPLYQQGNTYLINPKLKGVETHSVGVPFIYRNASIED; encoded by the coding sequence ATGAAAAAGTTGCGAGTCTTAACTTTTATATTTTGTTGTGCAGTAACACTTGTTGCTTGTTCAGGGGGAGAAGAATCAAGTAGCAATGTGTTACGTGTTGCAAAAGATGTTGAGTTAGCATCAATGGATCAACATATTGCAACCGATGGGTTATCATTTGAGGTGATTGCCGCAACCATCGAAGGGTTATACACATTAGATGCAGCGGGAAGTGCCGTCCCAGCGATTGCGACAGGTTATGATCTGTCAGAAGACGGTTTAACTTATACGTTCCATCTACGTGAAGATGCTGCGTGGGATAATGGAACACCTGTTACAGCGAATGACTTTGTTTATGCTTGGCGCCGACTTGTTGATCCTGCCACAGCTTCTGAATATGCGTTCATCATGGATGTGGCAGCAGTTAAAAATGCGGCAGCGATTAATGCAGGTGAAAAACCATTAGAAGATCTTGGGGTTAAAGCGGTAGATGATTATACATTAGAAGTATCGCTTGAATTACCTGTACCATTTTTCTTACAGCTTATGGCGTTTCCATCATTCTTACCATTAAATGAGGCGTTCGTCACTGAGCAAGGAAGTAATTATGCGCAAAGTCCAGAAAGTTTACTTGCAAACGGACCATTTAAAATGACAGAGTGGATTCAAGGTAATAGTTTTAAAGTTGAGAAAAATGATTCTTACTATGCAAAAGATGACGTTCAACTAGATGGTATTGAGTATAAAATCATGAAAGATGCTCAAACTGCAGCGCTTGAATTTGAATCTGGAAACTTAGATATTGTTCGTTTAACAGGTGAAATTGTGGATCTTTATAAAGATAATGAAGCGTTCAATTTAATTCATGAAGGTTACTTATGGTATATGTCTCCAAACCATGAAGTGACTGAATTACAAAATGTGAATTTACGTCGTGCGTTAGCATTAGCGGTGAATAAAGAGCAATTAACCGATACAGTGTTAAATGATGGTTCGACTGTTGCAGATTTTATTGTGCCAGTTAGCTTAGCGACTGGACCAGATGCTAAAGATTTCCGTGAGACTTCTGATACTTATTTAGCTTATGATGCGGCTAAAGCAGGGGAATATTGGGAAGTGGCAAAGGCTGAGCTTGGAATCGATAGCCTAACACTTGAATTATTATTTGAAGATACTGATTCAAGTAAAAAATGTGCAGAGTTTATTCAATCAGAGTTACAAACAAATTTACCTGGATTAACGATTGAGTTAAAATCTCAACCGAAAAAACAACGTCTTGAGTTAATGCGTACAGGAGATTATGAACTTGGATTAACTCGATGGGGACCAGATTATGCAGACCCAACGACTTATTTAGATTTATTTATTACAGGGGTAACGAATAATTATCCGAATTATTCAAGTGAAGCGTACGATACGTTAATGGAACGCATTGATAAAGGGGATTTAGTTTACGATGTGGAAGCACGTTGGGAAGCGATGAAGGAAGCTGAAGCAATATTACTTGGTGAAGATGCAGCTTTAGCACCACTTTATCAACAAGGTAATACCTATTTAATTAATCCAAAATTAAAAGGTGTTGAAACTCACTCAGTAGGGGTTCCATTTATTTATCGAAATGCAAGTATAGAAGATTAA
- the metG gene encoding methionine--tRNA ligase: MSKPTFYITTPIYYPSGKFHIGTAYTTVASDAMARYKRSRGFDVRFLTGMDEHGQKIQEKAQEAGKEPQAYVDEIADAAKKLWEMMDITNDDFIRTTEKRHEEMVEKIFAKFMENGDIYKGHYEGLYCTPCESYYTETQLVDGKCPDCGRDVKVVKEESYFFNMKKYADRLMEYYNANPEFILPESRKNEMVNNFIKPGLEDLSVSRTTFDWGVKVPGDIKHVIYVWVDALSNYITALGYGSDNEELFNKYWPADVHVVGKDIVRFHTIYWPIFLMALDLPLPKKIFAHGFIMMKDGKMSKSKGNVVYPEMLIERYGLDAVRYFLLRELPFGQDGVFSPESFVERVNFDLANDLGNLLNRTVSMINKYFDGVIPAYAGQVTEFDQTLEDFIKTTVEKVEKNFEDMQFSIVLSDIWALVARTNKYIDETAPWVLAKDEANKAALESVMCHLAESLRQIAIMIEPFMPRTTPQIFAQLGIEGAASKEWSSLNNYNTLAEGTKVVSKGTPIFPRLEVEVEVEYIKEQMKGSVKPAEEPKKVEEKAVEVEEIPQIGIDDFMKVEIKVGEIKECKQHPKADRLLVSQIDLGSEVRQIVSGIAEHYQPEQLVGKKVLVVTNLKPVKLRGELSQGMVLAASNDGKLTLPTIIDELPNGSKVK, from the coding sequence GTTATAAACGTAGCCGTGGATTTGATGTTCGTTTCTTAACGGGTATGGATGAGCATGGACAAAAAATTCAAGAAAAAGCTCAAGAAGCTGGAAAAGAGCCACAGGCTTATGTAGATGAAATTGCTGATGCAGCCAAAAAGTTATGGGAAATGATGGACATCACAAATGATGATTTCATTCGTACGACTGAAAAACGTCATGAAGAGATGGTTGAGAAAATTTTCGCTAAATTCATGGAAAATGGTGATATTTACAAAGGTCACTATGAAGGTTTATATTGTACACCTTGTGAGTCTTATTATACTGAGACTCAATTAGTGGATGGAAAATGTCCAGACTGTGGTCGTGACGTGAAAGTCGTGAAAGAAGAATCTTATTTCTTCAACATGAAAAAATATGCGGATCGTTTAATGGAATATTACAATGCTAATCCTGAATTTATTTTACCTGAATCTCGTAAAAATGAGATGGTTAATAACTTTATTAAACCAGGTTTAGAGGACTTATCAGTTTCTCGTACGACGTTTGATTGGGGAGTTAAAGTTCCTGGAGATATTAAGCACGTTATTTATGTATGGGTAGATGCTTTATCTAACTACATCACGGCATTAGGTTACGGATCAGATAATGAAGAATTATTCAATAAATACTGGCCAGCAGATGTACATGTTGTTGGGAAAGATATCGTTCGTTTCCACACGATTTATTGGCCAATCTTCTTAATGGCTTTAGATTTACCATTGCCTAAAAAAATCTTTGCTCATGGATTTATCATGATGAAAGACGGGAAAATGTCTAAATCTAAAGGAAACGTGGTATATCCTGAAATGTTAATTGAACGTTATGGACTTGACGCTGTGCGTTACTTCTTATTACGTGAATTACCATTCGGACAAGATGGAGTATTCTCACCAGAATCATTCGTTGAGCGCGTAAACTTTGATTTAGCAAATGATTTAGGAAACTTATTAAACCGTACGGTTTCTATGATTAATAAATACTTCGATGGAGTTATTCCAGCATATGCAGGTCAAGTAACTGAATTTGATCAAACATTAGAAGACTTCATCAAAACAACAGTTGAAAAAGTTGAGAAAAATTTTGAAGATATGCAATTTAGTATCGTTTTATCTGATATCTGGGCGTTAGTTGCTCGTACGAATAAATACATCGACGAAACAGCTCCTTGGGTATTAGCAAAAGATGAAGCAAATAAAGCTGCATTAGAATCGGTAATGTGTCACTTAGCAGAAAGCTTACGTCAGATTGCTATCATGATTGAACCATTTATGCCACGCACAACGCCACAAATTTTCGCTCAATTAGGAATTGAAGGGGCAGCGTCTAAAGAATGGAGCAGTTTAAATAATTACAATACATTAGCAGAAGGAACTAAGGTTGTTTCTAAAGGAACACCAATCTTCCCACGCTTGGAGGTTGAAGTAGAAGTGGAATACATCAAAGAACAAATGAAAGGTTCAGTTAAACCAGCTGAAGAACCTAAAAAAGTTGAAGAAAAAGCAGTAGAAGTAGAAGAAATTCCTCAAATCGGAATTGACGACTTCATGAAAGTAGAAATCAAAGTCGGAGAAATCAAAGAGTGTAAACAACACCCTAAAGCAGACCGCTTATTAGTATCTCAAATCGACTTAGGATCAGAAGTACGCCAAATCGTATCAGGAATCGCTGAACACTACCAACCAGAACAACTAGTAGGTAAAAAAGTATTAGTTGTTACAAACTTAAAACCAGTTAAATTACGTGGTGAATTATCACAAGGTATGGTATTAGCAGCATCTAACGATGGAAAATTAACATTACCAACAATCATTGACGAATTACCAAATGGAAGTAAAGTAAAATAA